The Peribacillus simplex genome contains the following window.
GGAATGAATATTTGGACCGTTTGAAAACCGAAATTCGGGAGTTCCCCTTCTATGGAAGAAAGTTAAAGATGGGGATGGAGTTCGCGAAGTTGATTCGCAGGTACATGGATGGGAAAAGCTTCTTTGAAAAAGGCCATTATCTTGAGGCATATAACCATATCGTTCATTCCCTGCATCATTTGGCCCGTTTGGAAATAATAGAACAAGGCTTTTATCCAGAGGTTACGGTATGGAACCAAGTGAAGCATATGGAGCCTGAAATCTACAAGTTGTATAAGGAATTGATCAGCAGTGAGGAAACTCTCGAAAAAAGATTGGAGCTTCTATTCCTTGCGAGTGAATTTCTTATTTATTCGAGGACGAATGCTGGTTCACAGCATTTGGTTGAAATAATGGGGACGAAAGAAGATCCGTGGACGATTGCGGAGCTTATGGAGCATCCGGAAGTTAAGTTTTATTCAGTCGATCTAGGTGTTTTACTGGAATATTTGATAGAGAAGAAGGTAATCGATGTCATCAAATCGGAGACCAAAGGACACGAGGTTTATCATCGGTTTTATCGAGTGTCAAAAAACTTTTAAAAAAATGTGTTTTTATTGTTGACCAATAATAATATAGGTGTTATATTAATACATGTCGCTGCGGGACATCAGCTTTCGCAGCTTCATTAAAACAAAAAAATAAAAAAACATGTTGACAACATGGTTGATAACATGATAAGATGTAAAAGTCGCTTACGAAGTAACGACAACGAAATTGCTCTTTGAAAACTGAACAAAACAAAGCGCCAACGTTAAATTTTAAGTGAGCACACACTATTAAAAAAGCAAAATGAGCAAGTCAAACATTTCTTCGGAGAGTTTGATCCTGGCTCAGGACGAACGCTGGCGGCGTGCCTAATACATGCAAGTCGAGCGAATCGATGGGAGCTTGCTCCCTGAGATTAGCGGCGGACGGGTGAGTAACACGTGGGCAACCTGCCTATAAGACTGGGATAACTTCGGGAAACCGGAGCTAATACCGGATACGTTCTTTTCTCGCATGAGAGAAGATGGAAAGACGGTTTACGCTGTCACTTATAGATGGGCCCGCGGCGCATTAGCTAGTTGGTGAGGTAATGGCTCACCAAGGCGACGATGCGTAGCCGACCTGAGAGGGTGATCGGCCACACTGGGACTGAGACACGGCCCAGACTCCTACGGGAGGCAGCAGTAGGGAATCTTCCGCAATGGACGAAAGTCTGACGGAGCAACGCCGCGTGAACGAAGAAGGCCTTCGGGTCGTAAAGTTCTGTTGTTAGGGAAGAACAAGTATCAGAGTAACTGCTGGTACCTTGACGGTACCTAACCAGAAAGCCACGGCTAACTACGTGCCAGCAGCCGCGGTAATACGTAGGTGGCAAGCGTTGTCCGGAATTATTGGGCGTAAAGCGCGCGCAGGTGGTTCCTTAAGTCTGATGTGAAAGCCCACGGCTCAACCGTGGAGGGTCATTGGAAACTGGGGAACTTGAGTGCAGAAGAGGAAAGTGGAATTCCAAGTGTAGCGGTGAAATGCGTAGAGATTTGGAGGAACACCAGTGGCGAAGGCGACTTTCTGGTCTGTAACTGACACTGAGGCGCGAAAGCGTGGGGAGCAAACAGGATTAGATACCCTGGTAGTCCACGCCGTAAACGATGAGTGCTAAGTGTTAGAGGGTTTCCGCCCTTTAGTGCTGCAGCTAACGCATTAAGCACTCCGCCTGGGGAGTACGGCCGCAAGGCTGAAACTCAAAGGAATTGACGGGGGCCCGCACAAGCGGTGGAGCATGTGGTTTAATTCGAAGCAACGCGAAGAACCTTACCAGGTCTTGACATCCTCTGACAACCCTAGAGATAGGGCTTTCCCCTTCGGGGGACAGAGTGACAGGTGGTGCATGGTTGTCGTCAGCTCGTGTCGTGAGATGTTGGGTTAAGTCCCGCAACGAGCGCAACCCTTGATCTTAGTTGCCAGCATTCAGTTGGGCACTCTAAGGTGACTGCCGGTGACAAACCGGAGGAAGGTGGGGATGACGTCAAATCATCATGCCCCTTATGACCTGGGCTACACACGTGCTACAATGGATGGTACAAAGGGCTGCAAACCTGCGAAGGTAAGCGAATCCCATAAAGCCATTCTCAGTTCGGATTGTAGGCTGCAACTCGCCTACATGAAGCCGGAATCGCTAGTAATCGCGGATCAGCATGCCGCGGTGAATACGTTCCCGGGCCTTGTACACACCGCCCGTCACACCACGAGAGTTTGTAACACCCGAAGTCGGTGAGGTAACCTTTATGGAGCCAGCCGCCTAAGGTGGGACAGATGATTGGGGTGAAGTCGTAACAAGGTAGCCGTATCGGAAGGTGCGGCTGGATCACCTCCTTTCTAAGGATAATTACGAGAGCGCTTTTGTTTTGTTCAGTTTTGAATGAGTAATTCATTCAAATACGAAAGATAAACATCACGATGTGATGGATTCTTTCTACTTTGTTCCTTGAAAACTAGATAATAGATAGAAGGCAATTAATTTTTTTCAAAGCATCAGTAAGATCTTTTTTAACGGTTAAGTTAGAAAGGGCGCACGGTGGATGCCTTGGCACTAGGAGCCGATGAAGGACGGGACTAACACCGATATGCTTCGGGGAGCTGTAAGTAAGCTTTGATCCGGAGATTTCCGAATGGGGAAACCCACTGTTCGTAATGGAACAGTATCTTTACCTGAATACATAGGGTACTGAAGGCAGACCCGGGGAACTGAAACATCTAAGTACCCGGAGGAAGAGAAAGCAAATGCGATTTCCTGAGTAGCGGCGAGCGAAACGGAATTAGCCCAAACCAAGAGGCTTGCCTCTTGGGGTTGTAGGACACTCAACATGGAGTTACAAAGGAACGGGGTAAATGAAGCGATCTGGAAAGGTCCGTCAAAGAAGGTAAAAACCCTGTAGTTGAAACTTCGTTCCCTCCTGAGTGGATCCTGAGTACGGCGGGACACGAGAAATCCCGTCGGAAGCAGGGAGGACCATCTCCCAAGGCTAAATACTCCCTAGTGACCGATAGTGAACCAGTACCGTGAGGGAAAGGTGAAAAGCACCCCGGAAGGGGAGTGAAATAGATCCTGAAACCGTGTGCCTACAAGTAGTCAAAGCCCGTTAATGGGTAATGGCGTGCCTTTTGTAGAATGAACCGGCGAGTTACGATTTCATGCGAGGTTAAGTTGATAAGACGGAGCCGCAGCGAAAGCGAGTCTGAATAGGGCGAATGAGTATGAGGTCGTAGACCCGAAACCAGGTGATCTACCCATGTCCAGGGTGAAGTTCAGGTAACACTGAATGGAGGCCCGAACCCACGCACGTTGAAAAGTGCGGGGATGAGGTGTGGGTAGCGGAGAAATTCCAATCGAACCTGGAGATAGCTGGTTCTCTCCGAAATAGCTTTAGGGCTAGCCTCAAGATGAGAGTATTGGAGGTAGAGCACTGATTGGACTAGGGGCCCCCAACGGGTTACCGAATTCAGTCAAACTCCGAATGCCAAATACTTATTCTTGGGAGTCAGACTGCGAGTGATAAGATCCGTAGTCGAAAGGGAAACAGCCCAGACCACCAGCTAAGGTCCCAAAGTATACGTTAAGTGGAAAAGGATGTGGAGTTGCTTAGACAACCAGGATGTTGGCTCAGAAGCAGCCACCATTTAAAGAGTGCGTAATAGCTCACTGGTCGAGTGACTCCGCGCCGAAAATGTACCGGGGCTAAACGTATCACCGAAGCTGTGGATTGACACCATTTTGGTGTCGATGGTAGGAGAGCGTTCTAAGGGCGTTGAAGTCAGACCGGAAGGACTGGTGGAGCGCTTAGAAGTGAGAATGCCGGTATGAGTAGCGAAAGAAGGGTGAGAATCCCTTCCACCGAATGCCTAAGGTTTCCTGAGGAAGGCTCGTCCGCTCAGGGTTAGTCGGGACCTAAGCCGAGGCCGAAAGGCGTAGGCGATGGACAACAGGTTGATATTCCTGTACCACCTATACATCGTTTGAACGATGGGGGGACGCAGAAGGATAGGGTAAGCGCGCTGTTGGATATGCGCGTCCAAGCAGTTAGGCCGGAAACGAGGCAAATCCCGTTTCCATTAAGGCGGAGCTGTGATGGCGAGGGAAATATAGTACCGAAGTTCCTGATTCCACGCTGCCAAGAAAAGCCTCTAGTGAGATGTAAGGTGCCCGTACCGCAAACCGACACAGGTAGGCGAGGAGAGAATCCTAAGGTGTGCGAGAGAACTCTCGTTAAGGAACTCGGCAAAATGACCCCGTAACTTCGGGAGAAGGGGTGCTTTTTAGGGTGAATAGCCCGGAAAAGCCGCAGTGAATAGGCCCAGGCGACTGTTTAGCAAAAACACAGGTCTCTGCGAAGCCGCAAGGCGAAGTATAGGGGCTGACACCTGCCCGGTGCTGGAAGGTTAAGGGGAGAGGTTAGCGCAAGCGAAGCTTTGAACCGAAGCCCCAGTAAACGGCGGCCGTAACTATAACGGTCCTAAGGTAGCGAAATTCCTTGTCGGGTAAGTTCCGACCCGCACGAAAGGTGTAACGATCTGGGCACTGTCTCAACGAGAGACTCGGTGAAATTATAGTACCTGTGAAGATGCAGGTTACCCGCGACAGGACGGAAAGACCCCGTGGAGCTTTACTGCAGCCTGATATTGAATTTTGGTACAGCTTGTACAGGATAGGTAGGAGCCTGAGAAGCCGGAGCGCTAGCTTCGGTGGAGGCGTTGGTGGGATACTACCCTGGCTGTATTGAAATTCTAACCCGCGCCCCTTATCGGGGTGGGAGACAGTGTCAGGTGGGCAGTTTGACTGGGGCGGTCGCCTCCTAAAGAGTAACGGAGGCGCCCAAAGGTTCCCTCAGAATGGTTGGAAATCATTCGTAGAGTGTAAAGGCACAAGGGAGCTTGACTGCGAGACCTACAAGTCGAGCAGGGACGAAAGTCGGGCTTAGTGATCCGGTGGTTCCGCATGGAAGGGCCATCGCTCAACGGATAAAAGCTACCCCGGGGATAACAGGCTTATCTCCCCCAAGAGTCCACATCGACGGGGAGGTTTGGCACCTCGATGTCGGCTCATCGCATCCTGGGGCTGTAGTCGGTCCCAAGGGTTGGGCTGTTCGCCCATTAAAGCGGTACGCGAGCTGGGTTCAGAACGTCGTGAGACAGTTCGGTCCCTATCCGTCGCGGGCGCAGGAAATTTGAGAGGAGCTGTCCTTAGTACGAGAGGACCGGGATGGACGCACCGCTGGTGTACCAGTTGTCTTGCCAAAGGCATAGCTGGGTAGCTACGTGCGGACGGGATAAGTGCTGAAAGCATCTAAGCATGAAGCCCCCCTCAAGATGAGATTTCCCATGGCGCAAGCTAGTAAGATCCCTGAAAGATGATCAGGTTGATAGGTCAGAGGTGGAAGCGTGGCGACATGTGGAGCTGACTGATACTAATAGATCGAGGACTTAACCAACGCTTTTTAAAAAAATGAAATACCTTCTTATTATCTAGTTTTGAAGGAATGAAAATTTCTTCTTGCATTTTCTCAAAAAGACGTTATAATAATATATGTCTTGAAAAAATGTTAACAATGTTTGGTGACGATAGCGAAGAGGTCACACCCGTTCCCATTCCGAACACGGCAGTTAAGCTCTTCAGCGCCGATGGTAGTTGGGGGTTTCCCCCTGTGAGAGTAGGACGTCGCCAAGCTTATATTGTTCCGCAGTAGCTCAGTGGTAGAGCATTCGGCTGTTAACCGAACGGTCGTAGGTTCGAGTCCTACCTGCGGAGCCATTATTGGAGAGCTGTCCGAGTGGCCGAAGGAGCACGATTGGAAATCGTGTAGACGGGTAACCCTGTCTCAAGGGTTCAAATCCCTTGCTCTCCGCCATTTTACAACTGGCCCGTTGGTCAAGCGGTTAAGACACCGCCCTTTCACGGCGGTAACACGGGTTCGAATCCCGTACGGGTCACCATTTAGACAACATATTGGAGGATTAGCTCAGCTGGGAGAGCATCTGCCTTACAAGCAGAGGGTCGGCGGTTCGATCCCGTCATCCTCCACCATTTTCAATAAAATCAGGTTGTTTCTACATAATGGATTGATTATTCATCCCATTGAAACACTCAACACGAAAACCTGATGTATAATAGCAACATTATTAACGTCGCGGGGTGGAGCAGTCCGGTAGCTCGTCGGGCTCATAACCCGAAGGTCGCAGGTTCAAATCCTGTCCCCGCAATCTATGGTCCCGTGGTGTAGCGGTTAACATGCCTGCCTGTCACGCAGGAGATCGCGGGTTCGATTCCCGTCGGGACCGCCATTTTTATTGCTTGGCTCAGTAGCTCAGTCGGTAGAGCAAAGGACTGAAAATCCTTGTGTCGGCGGTTCGATTCCGTCCTGAGCCACCATAGTAGTGCCGGTGTAGCTCAACTGGTAGAGCAACTGACTTGTAATCAGTAGGTTGGGGGTTCAAGTCCTCTTGCCGGCACCATGTTTCATCCATATGCGGAGGGGTAGCGAAGTGGCTAAACGCGGCGGACTGTAAATCCGCTCCTTAGGGTTCGGCAGTTCGAATCTGCCCCCCTCCACCATCTTACAGGGGTATAGTTTAAAGGTAGAACAGAGGTCTCCAAAACCTCCAGTGTGGGTTCGAGTCCTACTACCCCTGCCAATTTAAATCTTATAATGGCGGTTGTGGCGAAGTGGTTAACGCACCTGATTGTGGTTCAGGCATTCGTGGGTTCGATTCCCATCAGTCGCCCCATTTTTTAACAAATCATGGTATAATGAATACAACGTTAATGGGCTATAGCCAAGCGGTAAGGCAACGGATTTTGATTCCGTCATGCGAAGGTTCGATCCCTTCTAGCCCAGCCATATGCGAAAGTAGTTCAGTGGTAGAATACAACCTTGCCAAGGTTGGGGTCGCGGGTTCGAATCCCGTCTTTCGCTCCAAAAACGTTGGCGGCATAGCCAAGCGGTAAGGCAGAGGTCTGCAAAACCTTTACCACCGGTTCGATTCCGGTTGCCGCCTCCAACATACATGCCGGTGTGGCGGAATTGGCAGACGCGCACGACTCAAAATCGTGTTCCTCTGGAGTGCCGGTTCGACCCCGGCCACCGGTATCATCAATAGCGAAGGATCGCTATTACATCAAGCTTCACACTTAATTGTGTGAAGCTTTTTTGTGTTTTCGCCCACTACAAAATATGTACAAATAATGTGCGAGGGTAGTATGCAATGAGTATAAGGGGAAATTTATTATCAAGCAGGGATAGAAGTAACTGGTGCGAAAAATAATTCCGTGCTGATTCGTCAGACAAAAACTTATTTTAAAAAGTGCTGCCCATCATTTCAAAGGTGAAGGATTAACAGGACATTTAATTGAAGGTTTGAGGGAATGGTAAAATTGACAAGTTATTCATCAATCAAGATGAAGGAGAATTAAAACAAAGGAACATACAAAACCAATAAAACATTACGGTCTATTATCTGAGATTAAGGGCGTTAGGATTTCATTTCATATGCTTAGGCATCACACATCAGAGTATTCATTCACAATTTATTTTAACAGCGATAGTTTATGGAGCGTTTTCTGTGTTACGGTAAAAATAAAAACGAATGGGTCAAAGAGCGCTAACTCTACCATTCGTTCCGAAAGTAATGATTGGCCAATGATTTTAGATTTCAATATTCATAACATTTAGTTCTGCTTCCGTATACCCAGCAGAGGATAGTGCAATTTCAATTTCTTCAGCAGCCTTATAATCAAATAATTTAAATTTAGACATTAAAGCGAAAGCATTTTGATTTTCAATTGCCAGGGCAACAGCTTCCACGTCTTGTAGTAACTTCAGGTCTTCAATGTAGAATTGAGCGGTTCGCATCGCTAAATACTCATTCTGTGTAGTTGAACTGTAGAAAAGTCTTGTTAAAGTGGCGATTGCGTTAGGAACGAAAATTTTATTCATAATTACCCCTCCATCATTCTCAATATTCTGTCTTTAAGACACTTCAAGTATGAGTCACCATAAAAGTATTGTCAATCTTTAGCTGTTCAGCATTTTTGCTCACCAAATGAAAGTAGATCTGTATAAAACAAGCGACTTTCCAAAGGCAAAAATCATTGCACCGAAGCAGCGAAAGAATGAATGTTGCTGAGTTTAAAAAACGAGCCAACTTACATGTGAAATGTTTATTTAAGCTGGATTGCTAGGTCTGGTTGAGCATCCAGTAAATAGCTGCTTTAAAAAAAGCCAGTGTCACAAGTGGCTCGATTAAGCCCAATGTTTTAGAATTTTTTTAGAAATTCTTTCATTGATGAAATCCTTTCTGTGTTTAAAATTTTCAAAGGGCTTATGAAACAACAGATCCTTATTGACTGTGAAGAAGGCGGGCTTCCACATTACGCAGCTCTCCGAATGAAACACTATCAGCCACAATTACTTGCAATGTTCTCGTAGCTGTCATTCGTTTGTCTGGATGCTTCATTTGTAGATGCTGTTGTATCGCTCGGAAAAGTTCATTATTTTCTGGACGGTTGGCGTTATAGATTTCTTGTAAACTCTTCGATTTTCCCATGGCTTTTCCTACTTTCCATCAAGTGTTAAATACATATGAAAGCTTATGCGATAATATTCGTATGGTCTATATTTCCGTCTGAACGCGTCTAATTCCTTCTTTTTTCAATTAAATCTTCTTTAAAGAGCAGTGAAGTTGCTCCTGATTTTTTTACATGGCGTTAGCTTAGCTGTCTTACTGCTTGACCG
Protein-coding sequences here:
- a CDS encoding nucleotidyltransferase-like protein; this translates as MEDILRPIYQERASLKSTLGILLIEKRDDNSPNTDTFDYILFVIADDAQEAVFLKHYTYQDKKAALHIVKEDQLKEWLLLGTNRKVVDWIYNGKVLFDRNEYLDRLKTEIREFPFYGRKLKMGMEFAKLIRRYMDGKSFFEKGHYLEAYNHIVHSLHHLARLEIIEQGFYPEVTVWNQVKHMEPEIYKLYKELISSEETLEKRLELLFLASEFLIYSRTNAGSQHLVEIMGTKEDPWTIAELMEHPEVKFYSVDLGVLLEYLIEKKVIDVIKSETKGHEVYHRFYRVSKNF